From Bacteroidales bacterium, a single genomic window includes:
- the hutH gene encoding histidine ammonia-lyase, translating to MKTHFISSDELNFDIIKEIISNDYKLKLSDDSKARIIKCRNYLDKKIASDDEPIYGVNTGFGSLCNHIISKDDLGTLQKNLVMSHACGTGDKVPCEIVKLMLLLKIQSLSYGYSGVQLKTVERLIDLFNKNIIPIVYEYGSLGASGDLAPLAHMSLPLLGLGEVYYNNKEVKMSEINKEFGWEPINLQSKEGLALLNGTQFMSAYGVYCTLKIFKLSQLADVIAALSLDVFDGRIEPFHDLIQKIRPHKGQLKTARRIRFLLEGSEMIKAKKQHVQDPYSFRCIPQVHGASKDSINYVAYVFAKEINSVTDNPTIFPDHDLIISAGNFHGQPLALAFDNLCIAMAELGNISERRTFQLVAGLRGLPPFLVANPGLNSGFMIPQYTAASLVSKNKQLSTPASVDSIESSQGQEDHVSMGANAATKAYRVTENLQRILAIELFNAAQALEFRRPKKTSPLLEKYIADYRKLVPFIKNDTIMYPHIEATIEYLNKVFLILPEE from the coding sequence ATGAAAACACATTTTATAAGTTCAGATGAATTAAATTTTGATATTATAAAGGAAATAATTAGTAATGATTATAAATTAAAACTGTCTGATGACTCGAAAGCAAGAATTATTAAATGCCGTAATTATTTAGATAAAAAAATTGCTTCGGATGACGAACCAATATATGGTGTTAATACAGGATTTGGCTCTTTATGTAATCATATAATTTCAAAAGATGATTTGGGCACTCTACAAAAAAATTTAGTTATGTCGCATGCTTGTGGTACTGGTGATAAAGTGCCTTGCGAAATTGTTAAATTAATGCTATTACTTAAAATACAATCATTATCATATGGCTATTCTGGTGTTCAACTAAAAACAGTAGAAAGACTTATTGATTTGTTTAACAAAAATATTATTCCTATTGTTTATGAGTATGGTTCTTTAGGTGCTTCAGGTGATCTTGCTCCCTTAGCTCATATGTCATTACCCTTATTAGGGCTTGGAGAAGTATATTACAATAATAAAGAGGTCAAAATGTCGGAGATTAATAAAGAATTTGGCTGGGAACCAATTAATTTACAATCAAAAGAAGGACTTGCCCTTTTAAATGGAACACAATTCATGAGTGCATACGGAGTATATTGTACATTAAAAATTTTTAAGCTTTCACAACTTGCCGATGTTATTGCTGCACTTTCTCTTGATGTTTTTGATGGTAGAATTGAACCTTTTCATGATTTAATCCAAAAGATAAGGCCACATAAAGGGCAGTTAAAAACTGCAAGAAGAATCAGGTTTTTACTCGAAGGTAGTGAAATGATAAAAGCAAAAAAACAACATGTTCAAGATCCATACTCATTCAGGTGTATTCCTCAGGTTCATGGAGCATCAAAAGACTCAATAAATTATGTTGCTTATGTTTTTGCAAAAGAAATTAATTCGGTAACAGATAATCCTACAATTTTTCCTGACCATGACCTGATTATTTCAGCAGGGAATTTTCATGGGCAACCTCTCGCACTTGCATTTGACAATTTATGTATTGCAATGGCTGAATTAGGAAATATTTCAGAAAGAAGAACGTTTCAACTTGTAGCAGGACTTCGTGGTTTACCACCATTTTTAGTTGCCAATCCTGGTTTAAATTCAGGGTTTATGATACCTCAATATACAGCCGCATCGTTAGTAAGTAAAAACAAACAGTTATCAACACCGGCTTCGGTTGATTCTATTGAATCATCTCAAGGACAGGAAGATCATGTTAGTATGGGAGCAAATGCTGCTACAAAAGCATATAGGGTAACTGAAAATCTGCAAAGAATATTAGCAATTGAATTATTCAATGCAGCCCAGGCTTTAGAATTTCGTAGACCTAAAAAAACATCACCATTATTAGAAAAATATATTGCAGATTACAGAAAATTAGTACCATTCATCAAAAACGATACTATAATGTATCCACATATTGAAGCTACCATTGAATATTTAAACAAAGTATTTTTAATTTTACCTGAGGAATAA
- the murB gene encoding UDP-N-acetylmuramate dehydrogenase, with protein sequence MAEIIRNHSLKDYNTFGIDVKAKYFIELKNTDEVKNFHITNNKYKKIQKLIIGKGSNILFTEDFNGMVIHPNLKGVKRIGEDENHVLFKAFAGEIWENFVRYSVNNNYGGIENLSLIPGSVGASPIQNIGAYGVEVKDLIHCVETIDIETGELKIFSNSECHFGYRDSIFKSKYKNKYIINSVTYKLNKIHNYNIHYGNIENELKNFNEISISTIRQAVINIRKRKLPDPEIIGNAGSFFKNPIVDNSKIEELISKYPDIPIYFKLDNKNKIAAGWLIEQTGWKGEKIGDAGVHDKQALILINHGNATGKNILELANKIIKSVAEKFGVELEMEINLF encoded by the coding sequence ATGGCAGAAATAATTAGAAATCATTCATTAAAAGACTATAATACTTTTGGTATTGATGTTAAAGCCAAGTATTTTATTGAATTAAAAAATACTGATGAAGTCAAAAACTTTCATATTACAAATAATAAATATAAGAAAATCCAAAAACTAATTATTGGTAAAGGAAGTAATATTTTGTTTACTGAAGATTTTAATGGAATGGTAATTCACCCTAATTTAAAGGGAGTAAAAAGAATTGGTGAGGATGAAAATCATGTATTATTTAAAGCATTTGCAGGAGAGATTTGGGAAAATTTTGTAAGATATTCAGTTAATAATAATTATGGGGGAATTGAAAACCTTTCTTTAATACCGGGTTCAGTTGGTGCAAGTCCTATACAAAATATTGGTGCTTACGGTGTTGAAGTAAAAGATTTAATCCATTGTGTAGAAACAATTGATATTGAAACAGGGGAATTAAAAATTTTCTCTAATTCTGAATGCCATTTTGGTTATAGAGACAGTATTTTTAAAAGTAAATATAAAAATAAATATATTATTAATTCAGTAACATATAAACTGAATAAAATACATAATTATAATATTCATTATGGTAATATTGAAAATGAATTAAAAAATTTTAATGAAATTTCAATATCTACTATTAGGCAAGCTGTTATTAATATAAGAAAAAGAAAATTGCCTGACCCTGAAATTATTGGAAATGCAGGTAGTTTTTTTAAAAACCCAATTGTTGATAATTCTAAAATCGAAGAACTTATATCTAAATACCCTGATATACCAATATACTTTAAATTAGATAACAAAAATAAAATTGCTGCAGGTTGGCTTATCGAACAAACAGGATGGAAAGGTGAAAAAATCGGTGATGCTGGTGTACATGATAAGCAAGCACTTATTTTAATAAATCATGGAAACGCTACAGGAAAAAATATTTTAGAATTAGCAAATAAAATAATAAAATCTGTTGCTGAAAAATTTGGTGTTGAACTTGAAATGGAAATAAATTTATTTTGA
- a CDS encoding glycosyltransferase family 2 protein, with the protein MIINILPKISVILPFFNAEKTLNRAISSIAKQTFENFECILIDNNSKDKSRKIAENQAKKDFRFIVISEKRQGVMFASNSGSDIARGKYITRMDSDDWSYPCRLEKKSDFLDKNPEYDAVAGLVEHISHSENTGGFARYVEWSNSIMSYKEILNKQFIESPIVNPSAMWRKEVATLHGMYHNGNFPEDYEMWLRWLSRGVKIKKIPEIILKWYDSDTRLTRTNPIYSDRSFYNIKTKYLAEWLKVNNPFYPHVTIWGASRISRRRARLLEQYDIKIDCYIDIKRSRQIKKEVVYYQDIRSPEEIFILTYIKQMNARDEIQDFLKNRGFKEGKNYLLVS; encoded by the coding sequence ATAATTATTAATATTCTACCAAAAATATCTGTAATACTGCCATTTTTTAATGCAGAAAAAACATTAAACAGAGCTATTTCAAGTATTGCAAAACAGACATTTGAAAATTTTGAATGTATATTGATTGATAATAATTCAAAAGATAAGAGTCGTAAAATAGCAGAAAACCAAGCTAAAAAGGACTTCCGATTTATTGTAATATCAGAAAAGAGACAAGGCGTAATGTTTGCATCAAACTCAGGCTCCGATATAGCCAGGGGTAAATACATAACACGTATGGATTCTGATGATTGGTCTTATCCCTGCCGTCTTGAAAAAAAATCAGATTTTTTAGATAAAAACCCTGAATATGATGCTGTAGCTGGATTAGTTGAGCACATCAGTCACTCGGAAAATACAGGAGGTTTTGCACGCTATGTGGAATGGAGTAACTCAATTATGAGTTACAAAGAAATCTTAAATAAACAATTTATTGAATCACCAATTGTAAATCCTTCAGCTATGTGGAGAAAAGAAGTTGCAACACTACATGGTATGTACCATAATGGAAATTTTCCTGAAGATTACGAAATGTGGCTCCGTTGGTTAAGCAGAGGTGTTAAGATAAAAAAAATCCCTGAAATAATTTTAAAATGGTACGATTCTGACACAAGACTTACTCGTACAAATCCAATATACAGCGACAGATCTTTTTATAATATTAAAACTAAATATTTAGCTGAATGGCTTAAAGTTAACAATCCTTTCTATCCTCATGTAACAATATGGGGTGCCAGTAGAATTTCGCGGCGTCGTGCCAGGCTTCTGGAACAATATGATATTAAAATAGATTGCTATATTGATATTAAAAGAAGCAGGCAAATTAAAAAAGAAGTTGTTTATTATCAGGATATTCGTTCACCTGAAGAAATTTTCATACTTACCTATATTAAACAAATGAATGCGAGAGACGAAATTCAGGATTTCCTGAAAAACAGAGGATTTAAAGAAGGTAAAAACTATTTGCTTGTTTCGTAA
- a CDS encoding T9SS type A sorting domain-containing protein: MKTNLSLLLTYILVFLGINISSTTLAVTPSIQASNIVITNVTSITATISWTNGDGENRVVFVESPGNFAAAPSNNTTYTASSDWNIKGSRLGTSNYYCVYNGSGNSVTLTNLIPNSYHCVRISEYNGSVGNEQYLTTIVYHNPEAFGTLDIPPTPSTQTNNIVVTNITSTSATISWTSGDGGNRVVFVENPSGKAAAPSNNTTYTASSDWSIKGSRLGTSNYYCVYNGSGNSVTLTNLTPNATFAVRISEYNGSAGEEQYLTTIVSGNPKSFTTFNVKPDIQASNIVVTNITSSSATISWTNGDGDKRVVFVENPGNFAAAPSNNTTYTASSDWNIKGSRLGTSNYYCVYNGSGNSVTLTNLVPNSTFAVRISEYNGSVGNEQYLTTIVTGNPISFTTIPVAPSTQACNIVVTNIMFRSATISWTNGDGDKRVVFVENPGNFAAAPSNNTTYTASSDWNIKGSRLGTSNYYCVYNGSGNSVTLTNLVPNSTFAVRISEYNGPVGSEKYITTIGSGNPISFTTRGFIRDIKETSDVIELIRNKKDFKLTERNNQILNNTEPLASVEVYPNPTSSVITVESTKVSEKPMNVSISSIYGNIVYKVTTHQNSINVDLSPEDSGIYIVKVEVNGVTTVNKVIKN, translated from the coding sequence ATGAAAACAAATCTTTCCTTACTATTAACTTATATTTTGGTTTTTTTGGGCATTAATATTTCGTCCACTACTCTGGCTGTCACTCCAAGTATTCAAGCCAGCAATATTGTTATTACTAATGTAACGTCCATAACAGCAACCATAAGTTGGACAAATGGCGATGGCGAAAATAGGGTAGTTTTTGTTGAAAGCCCTGGGAATTTTGCTGCTGCCCCATCCAACAATACAACATATACAGCAAGTTCTGATTGGAATATAAAGGGAAGCAGGCTCGGGACTTCAAATTATTATTGTGTATACAACGGTTCAGGAAATAGTGTAACTTTAACAAATTTAATACCTAATTCTTACCATTGTGTAAGGATATCGGAGTATAATGGGTCAGTCGGAAACGAACAATATTTAACAACAATCGTTTATCATAATCCCGAAGCGTTCGGAACGCTTGATATTCCCCCCACCCCAAGCACTCAAACTAACAATATTGTTGTTACTAATATAACATCCACATCAGCAACCATAAGTTGGACAAGTGGCGATGGTGGAAATAGGGTAGTTTTTGTTGAAAACCCTTCAGGTAAAGCTGCAGCCCCATCCAACAATACAACATATACAGCAAGTTCTGATTGGAGTATAAAGGGAAGCAGGCTGGGGACTTCAAATTATTATTGTGTATACAATGGTTCAGGAAATAGTGTAACGTTAACAAATTTAACACCAAATGCTACCTTTGCAGTTAGAATATCGGAGTATAATGGGTCAGCCGGAGAGGAACAATACTTAACAACAATCGTTTCTGGGAATCCAAAATCATTCACTACATTTAATGTCAAGCCAGACATTCAAGCCAGCAATATTGTAGTTACAAATATAACATCCTCATCAGCAACCATTAGTTGGACAAATGGCGATGGTGATAAAAGAGTCGTTTTTGTTGAAAACCCGGGAAATTTTGCTGCCGCCCCATCCAACAATACAACATATACAGCAAGTTCTGATTGGAATATAAAAGGTAGCAGGCTAGGGACTTCAAATTATTATTGTGTATACAACGGTTCTGGTAATAGTGTAACTTTAACAAATTTAGTGCCTAATTCTACTTTTGCAGTTAGGATATCAGAGTATAATGGGTCAGTCGGAAACGAACAATACTTAACAACAATCGTTACTGGTAATCCCATTTCGTTCACTACGATTCCTGTTGCCCCAAGTACCCAGGCCTGCAATATTGTTGTTACTAATATAATGTTCAGATCAGCAACCATTAGTTGGACAAATGGCGATGGTGATAAAAGGGTCGTTTTTGTTGAAAACCCGGGAAATTTTGCTGCCGCCCCATCCAACAATACAACATATACAGCAAGTTCTGATTGGAATATAAAAGGTAGCAGGCTAGGGACTTCAAATTATTATTGTGTATACAACGGTTCTGGTAATAGTGTAACTTTAACAAATTTAGTGCCTAATTCTACTTTTGCAGTTAGGATATCAGAGTATAATGGGCCGGTCGGAAGCGAAAAATACATAACAACAATCGGTTCTGGGAATCCCATTTCGTTTACTACGCGTGGTTTTATACGAGATATTAAAGAAACTTCAGATGTTATTGAATTGATAAGAAATAAAAAGGATTTTAAACTTACAGAAAGAAATAATCAAATATTAAACAACACGGAACCTCTTGCTTCTGTAGAAGTGTATCCAAACCCAACATCCAGTGTAATCACCGTGGAGTCGACTAAAGTAAGTGAAAAACCTATGAATGTCTCTATCAGTAGCATTTATGGCAATATTGTGTACAAAGTCACCACTCACCAAAATAGCATTAATGTTGATTTGAGCCCCGAAGACTCAGGCATCTACATTGTTAAGGTTGAAGTTAACGGTGTTACCACTGTTAACAAAGTGATTAAAAACTAA
- a CDS encoding histidine--tRNA ligase, with translation MVIQKPSIPKGTRDFGPEETIKRNYIFDTIKKVFQLYGYLPIETPAMETLDTLMGKYGEEGDRLIFKILNTGNFLKNINDDVWDEIKNRNEASSTFDTKKITSLICGKALRFDLTVPFARYVVQNQNNITFPFKRYQIQAVWRADRPQKSRYREFFQCDVDVIGSNSLINEVELIQIIDDVFNKLGINSIIKLNNRKILSGIAEIIGEADKIIDITVAIDKIEKIGINKVNEELEQKGLSKKSIENLQPLLNISGTTKEKLSVLKEILKLSEIGLKGIKEIEIIFNYLKNIDIKSEIVMDLTLARGLNYYTGVIIEVKAKDFEIGSICGGGRYDDLTGIFGLKDVSGVGISFGADRIYDVLSSLNIFPEKTITTTKVMFVNFGEKEEIYCLPILKKLRDLGINTEIYPSSVKMKKQMTYANNKNIPYVILIGDKEMKEEKLTLKNMSTGEQMYYTIGELIKYFENIY, from the coding sequence ATGGTAATACAAAAACCATCTATTCCAAAAGGAACAAGAGATTTTGGTCCTGAAGAAACAATAAAACGTAATTATATATTTGATACTATAAAAAAAGTTTTTCAATTATACGGGTATTTGCCAATTGAAACTCCTGCTATGGAAACCCTTGATACTTTAATGGGTAAATACGGAGAAGAAGGTGATCGTTTAATTTTTAAAATACTTAATACAGGAAATTTTCTAAAAAATATTAATGATGATGTTTGGGATGAAATAAAAAACAGAAATGAAGCTTCAAGTACTTTTGATACAAAAAAAATTACCTCTTTAATATGTGGAAAAGCTCTTCGTTTTGATTTGACTGTACCATTTGCAAGATATGTTGTGCAAAACCAAAATAATATTACTTTTCCATTTAAACGATACCAGATACAGGCTGTTTGGAGAGCCGACCGACCACAAAAAAGCAGATACAGAGAATTTTTTCAGTGCGATGTTGATGTTATAGGAAGTAATTCGCTTATTAATGAAGTTGAGTTAATACAAATTATTGATGATGTTTTTAATAAGCTTGGAATCAATAGCATCATTAAGTTAAACAATAGAAAAATATTAAGCGGAATAGCTGAAATAATTGGTGAAGCTGATAAAATTATTGACATAACAGTTGCAATTGATAAAATTGAAAAAATTGGTATTAATAAGGTAAACGAAGAATTAGAACAAAAAGGATTATCAAAAAAATCAATAGAAAATTTACAACCATTATTGAATATTTCGGGCACAACAAAAGAGAAACTGTCTGTTTTAAAAGAAATATTAAAACTATCCGAAATCGGATTAAAAGGCATTAAAGAAATAGAAATAATTTTTAATTATCTTAAAAACATAGATATTAAGTCAGAAATTGTAATGGATCTTACATTGGCACGCGGACTTAATTATTATACAGGTGTAATTATTGAAGTAAAAGCGAAAGATTTTGAAATAGGAAGCATTTGCGGAGGTGGACGTTATGATGATTTAACCGGTATTTTCGGGCTAAAAGATGTTTCCGGTGTGGGTATTTCTTTTGGTGCAGATAGAATATACGATGTGCTATCAAGTTTAAATATATTTCCTGAAAAAACTATTACCACAACAAAAGTAATGTTCGTAAATTTTGGAGAAAAAGAAGAAATATACTGTTTGCCAATACTAAAAAAATTACGGGATTTAGGAATTAATACTGAAATTTATCCATCATCTGTAAAGATGAAAAAACAAATGACTTATGCTAATAATAAAAATATTCCTTATGTTATTTTAATTGGTGATAAAGAAATGAAAGAAGAAAAACTTACCCTGAAAAATATGTCAACAGGTGAACAAATGTATTATACTATTGGTGAGCTAATTAAATATTTCGAGAATATTTATTAA